The following proteins are co-located in the Coleofasciculus chthonoplastes PCC 7420 genome:
- a CDS encoding ATP-binding protein, with protein sequence MQMPNTLEQLPEGGMGIKIISQIADEIRYIRTRDHKNCLFISKAYDQEPVKRLPKCHQKNLFARLICFCQRLILTLVNSYRRNRTKSRYRNLRLTVNSDLNSVEQILEWYGQLQHLPIPQQVWQLGQIALVEAFTNVVRHAHKGLSQSTPVDLEITVYNHRLDMKIWDYGQPFDLESKLKEV encoded by the coding sequence ATGCAAATGCCAAATACCCTAGAGCAACTCCCTGAAGGCGGAATGGGCATTAAAATTATTTCCCAGATAGCCGATGAGATCAGATACATTCGTACCCGAGACCATAAAAATTGTTTGTTCATCAGCAAAGCCTATGACCAAGAACCTGTTAAAAGACTACCGAAATGCCACCAAAAGAATTTATTTGCTCGGTTAATTTGTTTCTGCCAACGTCTGATTTTGACGTTGGTCAATTCCTATCGCAGAAACCGGACGAAGTCGCGTTATCGAAACCTGAGGCTTACCGTCAATAGCGACCTAAATTCTGTAGAGCAAATTTTAGAATGGTATGGACAGCTTCAGCATTTACCCATTCCCCAACAGGTTTGGCAATTAGGTCAAATCGCTCTAGTTGAGGCGTTTACCAATGTTGTTCGTCATGCCCACAAAGGCTTATCTCAATCGACTCCCGTTGACTTGGAAATCACGGTATACAATCATCGTTTAGACATGAAAATTTGGGATTATGGACAGCCTTTTGATTTAGAATCCAAGTTGAAAGAAGTTTAG
- a CDS encoding Uma2 family endonuclease: MVQTSFQQESLPPALESGDRLNRYEFERRYHAMPSLQKAELIEGVVYLPAALRFRSHGQPHANLIIWLGNYQVATPGIELGIEPTVRLDLDNEPQPDAVLLIDENAGGQAKLSEDDYIEGAPELVAEIAASSVAIDLYDKKRAYRRNGVQEYIVWQVCERRLDWFYLQQGEYVSLPVDEGNVIRSRVFPGLWLAAGDLLAGNMARVLSVLQEGLASEEHSRLVEQLAEQEGH, encoded by the coding sequence ATGGTTCAAACGAGCTTCCAGCAAGAGTCTTTACCTCCAGCACTTGAAAGTGGCGATCGCTTGAATCGTTATGAATTTGAGCGTCGTTATCACGCGATGCCTTCTCTCCAGAAAGCTGAACTAATTGAAGGAGTCGTTTACTTGCCTGCTGCACTGCGTTTTAGAAGTCATGGTCAACCTCACGCTAATTTAATTATTTGGCTGGGCAATTATCAAGTGGCGACACCTGGGATTGAGTTAGGGATTGAACCTACCGTTCGTTTAGACTTAGACAACGAACCCCAACCCGATGCTGTACTGTTAATTGATGAAAATGCAGGGGGACAGGCGAAACTCAGCGAAGATGATTATATTGAGGGTGCGCCGGAATTGGTAGCAGAGATTGCAGCGAGTAGTGTGGCGATTGACTTGTATGATAAGAAACGGGCGTATCGTCGCAATGGAGTGCAAGAGTATATTGTTTGGCAAGTGTGTGAACGGAGGCTTGATTGGTTTTACTTACAGCAGGGTGAGTATGTATCGTTGCCCGTGGATGAAGGGAATGTGATCCGGAGTCGAGTGTTTCCCGGATTGTGGTTAGCCGCAGGTGATTTATTAGCCGGAAATATGGCGAGGGTATTGTCGGTGTTGCAGGAAGGTTTAGCTTCGGAGGAACATTCAAGGCTTGTAGAACAATTGGCAGAGCAAGAGGGGCATTAG